One Microbispora sp. ZYX-F-249 genomic window carries:
- a CDS encoding GlxA family transcriptional regulator, which yields MTFHRVAVVLFDRTPMFESAVPISVFGEERPGLPSFDVRVIGGDGGSEVRTNAGVRLATPHGLDAVAESDLVIVPTYRRPPDEPPPAPALDALRAAYERGAIVAGLCLGTFVLAGAGLLGNRTASTHWAYAGLLARLHPDVSVRADDLYVDEGRILTSAGSAGGIDLCLHLVRREFGADAAAAIARRMVVAPHRAGGQAQFVEHPVPDHVAGDPLGATLDWAVRHLDRPLGADALAARALMSRRTFDRRFREATGTSPARWLLHQRVLRAQRLLETSDLPVEQVARRCGFASAVALRPHFRRLVGLSPAAYRQSFGRNPSVDG from the coding sequence ATGACGTTCCACCGGGTGGCGGTCGTGCTGTTCGACCGGACCCCGATGTTCGAGTCCGCCGTGCCGATCTCGGTCTTCGGGGAGGAGCGGCCCGGGCTGCCGTCCTTCGACGTACGGGTGATCGGCGGGGACGGCGGCTCCGAGGTGCGGACGAACGCCGGGGTGCGCCTGGCGACGCCGCACGGGCTGGACGCGGTGGCGGAATCCGACCTGGTGATCGTGCCGACCTACCGCCGTCCGCCGGACGAGCCGCCGCCCGCTCCCGCCCTGGACGCGCTGCGGGCCGCGTACGAGCGCGGCGCGATCGTCGCGGGGCTGTGCCTGGGCACGTTCGTGCTGGCCGGCGCGGGGCTGCTGGGGAACCGGACCGCGAGCACCCACTGGGCGTACGCCGGGCTGCTCGCCCGCCTCCACCCGGACGTGTCGGTGCGCGCGGACGACCTCTACGTGGACGAGGGCAGGATCCTCACCAGCGCGGGCAGCGCGGGCGGCATCGACCTGTGCCTGCACCTGGTGCGCAGGGAGTTCGGCGCGGACGCCGCGGCCGCGATCGCCCGCCGGATGGTCGTCGCGCCTCACCGGGCGGGCGGCCAGGCCCAGTTCGTGGAGCATCCCGTGCCGGACCACGTCGCGGGCGACCCGCTGGGCGCGACACTGGACTGGGCGGTGCGCCACCTCGACCGGCCGCTCGGCGCGGACGCGCTGGCGGCCCGCGCGCTCATGAGCCGCCGCACGTTCGACCGGCGGTTCCGGGAGGCCACGGGCACCTCCCCGGCCCGCTGGCTGCTGCACCAGCGGGTGCTGCGGGCGCAGCGACTGCTGGAGACGAGCGACCTGCCGGTCGAGCAGGTCGCCCGGCGCTGCGGCTTCGCCTCCGCGGTCGCGCTGCGCCCGCACTTCCGGCGGCTGGTCGGCCTCTCCCCCGCCGCCTACCGCCAGTCGTTCGGCCGGAATCCCTCGGTGGATGGCTGA
- the cimA gene encoding citramalate synthase, with amino-acid sequence MADDRFHVYDTTLRDGAQQEGLNLTVADKLAIARHLDGLGVGFIEGGWPGANPKDTEFFRRARTELDLKHAQLAAFGATRRAGVKAADDPLVAALRESGAPIVTLVAKSHDRHVELALRTTLEENLAMIRDTVSHLTAEGQRVFLDAEHFFDGYRSNPAYALEVLRTAAEAGASVVALCDTNGGMLPDELADVVHEAAGTGARIGIHCHDDTGCAVANTLAAVKAGATHVQGCANGYGERSGNANLFTVVANLQLKRGFDLVPPQSLRDMTRIAHAITEVTNVTPNSHQPYVGTSAFAHKAGLHASAIKVDPNLYQHIDPAEVGNDMRMLVSDMAGRASVELKGRELGYELSGEQSRRLVERVKDLEAKGHTFEAADASFELLLRDTVDGELRRYFTVESWRVIVERRPGGDVVSEATVKLHAKGERIIATGEGNGPVNALDRAVRLALEKLYPELAGVELIDFKVRILEGTHGTDAVTRVLITSSDATGEWATVGVGENVIEASWQALEQAVTYGLLRAGHSA; translated from the coding sequence ATGGCCGACGATCGTTTCCATGTGTACGACACGACGCTCCGCGACGGCGCCCAGCAGGAGGGGCTGAACCTCACCGTCGCCGACAAGCTGGCCATCGCACGTCACCTGGACGGCCTCGGCGTCGGCTTCATCGAGGGCGGCTGGCCGGGCGCCAACCCCAAGGACACCGAGTTCTTCCGGCGGGCTCGGACCGAGCTCGACCTGAAGCACGCGCAGCTCGCCGCGTTCGGCGCGACCCGCCGGGCGGGCGTGAAGGCCGCCGACGACCCGCTGGTGGCCGCGCTGCGCGAATCCGGCGCGCCGATCGTGACGCTCGTGGCCAAGAGCCACGACCGCCACGTGGAACTGGCCCTCCGCACGACGCTGGAGGAGAACCTCGCGATGATCCGCGACACGGTCTCCCACCTGACGGCGGAGGGCCAGCGCGTCTTCCTCGACGCCGAGCACTTCTTCGACGGCTACCGCTCCAATCCCGCGTACGCGCTGGAGGTGCTGCGGACGGCCGCGGAGGCCGGGGCGTCGGTGGTCGCGCTGTGCGACACCAACGGCGGCATGCTGCCCGACGAGCTGGCCGACGTGGTGCACGAGGCGGCCGGCACCGGAGCCCGCATCGGCATCCACTGCCACGACGACACCGGCTGCGCGGTCGCCAACACGCTGGCCGCGGTGAAGGCCGGCGCCACGCACGTGCAGGGCTGCGCCAACGGCTACGGCGAGCGCTCCGGCAACGCCAACCTGTTCACCGTCGTGGCGAACCTCCAGCTCAAGCGGGGATTCGACCTCGTGCCGCCGCAGTCGCTGCGCGACATGACCCGCATCGCCCACGCGATCACCGAGGTCACCAACGTCACGCCGAACTCGCACCAGCCGTACGTCGGCACGTCGGCCTTCGCCCACAAGGCGGGCCTGCACGCGTCGGCGATCAAGGTGGACCCGAACCTCTATCAGCACATCGACCCCGCCGAGGTCGGCAACGACATGCGGATGCTGGTCTCCGACATGGCGGGCCGCGCCTCGGTCGAGCTGAAGGGCCGCGAGCTGGGCTACGAGCTCAGCGGGGAGCAGTCCAGGCGGCTGGTCGAGCGGGTCAAGGATCTGGAGGCCAAGGGGCACACGTTCGAGGCGGCCGACGCGTCGTTCGAGCTGCTGCTGCGCGACACGGTCGACGGCGAGCTCCGGCGCTACTTCACGGTCGAGTCGTGGCGGGTCATCGTCGAGCGCCGGCCCGGCGGCGACGTGGTCAGCGAGGCGACCGTCAAGCTCCACGCGAAGGGTGAGCGGATCATCGCGACCGGCGAGGGGAACGGCCCGGTCAACGCGCTCGACCGGGCGGTGCGGCTGGCGCTGGAGAAGCTCTACCCCGAGCTCGCCGGGGTCGAGCTGATCGACTTCAAGGTCCGCATCCTGGAGGGCACCCACGGCACGGACGCGGTGACCCGGGTGCTGATCACCTCCAGCGACGCGACCGGGGAGTGGGCCACCGTCGGGGTGGGCGAGAACGTCATAGAGGCGTCCTGGCAGGCGCTGGAGCAGGCGGTCACGTACGGCCTGCTGCGGGCCGGCCACAGCGCCTGA
- a CDS encoding cyanamide hydratase, whose protein sequence is MPAPIPETFPQTTAAAAALAVATRFCSPALLNHSIRSYLWGAGYAGAHGIGFDDELYYVSSLLHDLGLTETFDSHEVPVEDAGGRLAWVFCTAAGWSPDRCARAEKIIVVHMRDPVTAAEDPESHLLQVATSWDVSGRRPEEFSADDRAAVLARFPRLGFGQEFLAAFEEQARRKPGCAAAHSVAGGIGGRIAAHPLDA, encoded by the coding sequence ATGCCGGCTCCGATTCCCGAGACGTTCCCGCAGACCACCGCCGCGGCGGCCGCGCTGGCCGTCGCCACCAGGTTCTGCTCGCCCGCGCTGCTCAACCACTCGATCAGGTCGTACCTGTGGGGCGCCGGGTACGCCGGGGCGCACGGGATCGGCTTCGACGACGAGCTGTACTACGTGTCCTCCCTGCTTCACGACCTCGGCCTGACCGAGACCTTCGACAGCCACGAGGTGCCGGTCGAGGACGCGGGAGGACGCCTCGCCTGGGTCTTCTGCACCGCGGCCGGCTGGTCACCGGACAGATGCGCGCGGGCCGAGAAGATCATCGTGGTCCACATGCGCGATCCGGTCACCGCGGCCGAGGACCCCGAGTCGCACCTGCTGCAGGTGGCCACGTCGTGGGACGTGTCGGGGCGGCGGCCCGAGGAGTTCTCCGCGGACGACCGGGCCGCCGTGCTCGCCCGTTTCCCCCGGCTCGGCTTCGGTCAGGAGTTCCTCGCCGCCTTCGAGGAGCAGGCGCGGCGCAAGCCGGGCTGCGCCGCCGCCCACTCCGTCGCCGGCGGCATCGGCGGCCGGATCGCCGCGCACCCGCTCGACGCCTGA
- a CDS encoding cysteine hydrolase family protein, which yields MNRALIVIDVQNEYFTGNLPIAHPPREESLAAILRAMDAAERHGIPVIVVRHTAPAASPLFAEGSHGRELREEVAARPYAHLVDKTKASAFHETGLAGRLDGIDTVAIAGYMTQNCDESTARDAFHLGFAVEFLSDATGTVPLANAAGALSARQVHENVLVVMQSNFAAVTTTGEWIDAVAAGVPLPRPSIWESTAPARA from the coding sequence ATGAACCGAGCACTGATCGTCATCGACGTCCAGAACGAGTACTTCACCGGCAACCTGCCCATCGCCCATCCGCCCCGGGAGGAGAGCCTGGCGGCGATCCTGCGGGCGATGGACGCCGCGGAGCGCCACGGCATCCCGGTCATCGTGGTGCGGCACACCGCCCCCGCCGCCTCACCGCTGTTCGCGGAGGGCTCGCACGGCCGGGAACTGCGCGAGGAGGTCGCGGCCCGGCCGTACGCCCACCTGGTGGACAAGACCAAGGCGTCGGCCTTCCACGAGACCGGCCTGGCCGGGAGGCTCGACGGGATCGACACGGTCGCGATCGCGGGCTACATGACCCAGAACTGCGACGAGTCGACCGCCAGGGACGCCTTCCATCTCGGCTTCGCGGTCGAGTTCCTGTCCGACGCCACCGGGACCGTGCCGCTGGCGAACGCCGCCGGAGCACTGTCCGCGCGGCAGGTGCACGAGAACGTCCTGGTCGTCATGCAGTCGAACTTCGCCGCGGTGACCACCACCGGCGAGTGGATCGACGCGGTGGCGGCCGGAGTCCCGCTCCCCCGTCCGAGCATCTGGGAGAGCACCGCGCCCGCCCGCGCCTGA
- a CDS encoding fumarylacetoacetate hydrolase family protein, with protein sequence MRIARFSMGDQVAFGVVEDGGQVIARIGGHPFHGVEFTGERFPVAEVRLVAPMLPSKIIAIGKNYADHAREMGGEPPAEPVVFLKPNTTVIGPSEAIAYPAKLSERVDYEGELAVVIGRLCRDVPAERAGDVIFGYTCANDVTARDLQARDGQWTRAKGFDTFCPLGPWIETELDPADLAITTTLNGEVRQSARTSLLLHDIPALVAYVSAVMTLLPGDVILTGTPAGVGPMSVGDEVGVSIEGIGTLTNRVISRD encoded by the coding sequence GTGCGTATCGCGAGGTTCTCGATGGGCGACCAGGTCGCCTTCGGCGTGGTGGAAGACGGCGGGCAGGTCATCGCCCGGATCGGCGGGCACCCCTTCCACGGGGTGGAGTTCACCGGTGAGCGGTTCCCGGTGGCCGAGGTCCGCCTGGTCGCCCCCATGTTGCCCAGCAAGATCATCGCTATCGGAAAGAACTACGCCGACCACGCCAGGGAGATGGGCGGCGAGCCCCCGGCGGAGCCGGTCGTGTTCCTCAAGCCCAACACCACCGTGATCGGTCCCTCGGAGGCGATCGCGTACCCGGCGAAGCTGTCGGAGCGGGTCGACTACGAAGGCGAGCTGGCCGTGGTGATCGGCCGGCTGTGCCGTGACGTCCCCGCCGAACGCGCGGGCGACGTCATCTTCGGCTACACCTGCGCCAACGACGTCACCGCGCGTGACCTGCAGGCCAGGGACGGCCAGTGGACCAGGGCCAAGGGCTTCGACACGTTCTGCCCGCTCGGTCCCTGGATCGAGACCGAGCTCGACCCGGCCGACCTGGCGATCACCACCACGCTCAACGGCGAGGTCAGGCAGAGCGCCCGCACCTCCCTCCTGCTGCACGACATCCCCGCGCTCGTCGCGTACGTGAGCGCGGTCATGACCCTGCTGCCCGGAGACGTCATCCTGACCGGCACGCCCGCCGGGGTGGGCCCGATGTCCGTGGGCGACGAGGTCGGCGTCTCCATCGAAGGAATCGGAACTCTCACTAACCGGGTGATCTCACGTGACTAG
- a CDS encoding heparinase II/III family protein: MLRRLSALSLSAALPLTALTALAVAAPAQARAPHRTPECQGDWLPATPTSGDVMSGKLSFLGLPAVTVGKNVDWRMDPYRNRSWQMVFQSLRWMGRLVADYESTGEKDYLSRAEEIAKDWVADNPYGGRTTSRYAWAEHPIALRAPALVCLSRYVKAGWLKNSLALHAKLLSDPENYELGHNHGLDQDIGLLRIGCRYGNPKWKNLAVSRMVKSMKLDIDGQGALREQAPRYAIYVHDRLRVAVDTIKDCGMKVPAALATRWESLPRHISAATQPNGYMVPIGDGPADVQPAAFDHAKSTVQVFDAGYVFGRTAWDDPKSAYYSIRFGPALKFHGHEDHMGVTYYAQGRSILTEAGFHSYENTPYRRWTLSPEAHNVPVIVGRKFRGHTPTALVGESVRGDRQSFTFTDRAYGVQRKRSVLVNHHEDVMAVLDSGGGKLRNLWHLAPGLKVVSNSGGRIVVADGGWKASIVQLAMPSCKAVGGQRVVSGQTSPYQGWVSPGYMRKEPAPAIVSPVAKSLLTVVVPGTDRPEVSCSGRTLIVHTPAGSVTLRASSSGTLS; encoded by the coding sequence GTGCTCCGCCGCCTCTCAGCCCTCTCCCTGTCCGCGGCCCTCCCGCTGACCGCGCTGACCGCGCTCGCCGTGGCCGCGCCCGCCCAGGCGCGGGCTCCGCACCGCACGCCGGAGTGCCAGGGGGACTGGCTGCCCGCGACCCCCACCTCCGGCGACGTCATGAGCGGCAAGCTGTCCTTCCTCGGCCTCCCCGCGGTCACGGTGGGCAAGAACGTCGACTGGCGCATGGACCCGTACAGGAACAGGTCCTGGCAGATGGTGTTCCAGTCGCTGCGGTGGATGGGCCGGCTCGTGGCCGACTACGAGTCGACCGGCGAGAAGGACTACCTCAGCCGGGCCGAGGAGATCGCCAAGGACTGGGTCGCCGACAACCCGTACGGCGGGCGCACGACCAGCAGGTACGCCTGGGCCGAGCACCCGATCGCGCTGCGCGCCCCGGCACTGGTCTGCCTGAGCAGGTACGTGAAGGCCGGCTGGCTGAAGAACAGCCTGGCCCTGCACGCCAAACTGCTGTCGGACCCCGAGAATTACGAGCTCGGCCACAACCACGGGCTCGACCAGGACATCGGCCTGCTGCGCATCGGCTGCCGCTACGGGAACCCGAAGTGGAAGAACCTCGCGGTGAGCCGCATGGTCAAGTCGATGAAGCTCGACATCGACGGGCAGGGCGCGCTGCGCGAGCAGGCGCCGCGCTACGCCATCTACGTGCACGACCGGCTCAGGGTGGCGGTCGACACGATCAAGGACTGCGGGATGAAGGTCCCGGCGGCGCTGGCCACCCGCTGGGAGAGCCTGCCGCGCCACATCAGCGCCGCCACCCAGCCCAACGGCTACATGGTGCCGATCGGCGACGGGCCCGCCGACGTCCAGCCGGCCGCCTTCGACCACGCCAAGTCGACCGTGCAGGTCTTCGACGCGGGGTACGTCTTCGGCCGCACGGCCTGGGACGACCCCAAGTCGGCCTACTACTCGATCCGCTTCGGGCCCGCGCTGAAGTTCCACGGCCACGAGGACCACATGGGCGTCACCTACTACGCCCAGGGCCGCTCGATCCTCACCGAGGCGGGCTTCCACTCCTACGAGAACACGCCGTACCGGCGGTGGACGCTGAGCCCGGAGGCCCACAACGTGCCGGTGATCGTGGGCAGGAAGTTCCGCGGGCACACTCCCACCGCGCTGGTGGGCGAATCCGTGCGCGGGGACCGGCAGTCGTTCACCTTCACCGACAGGGCGTACGGCGTGCAGCGCAAGCGGTCGGTGCTGGTCAACCATCACGAGGACGTGATGGCGGTGCTCGACAGCGGCGGCGGGAAGCTCCGCAACCTGTGGCACCTCGCCCCCGGGCTGAAGGTCGTCTCCAACTCGGGCGGGCGGATCGTGGTGGCCGACGGCGGATGGAAGGCGTCGATCGTCCAGCTGGCGATGCCGTCCTGCAAGGCCGTCGGCGGCCAGCGGGTGGTGAGCGGGCAGACCTCGCCCTACCAGGGCTGGGTCTCGCCGGGCTACATGCGCAAGGAGCCGGCCCCGGCGATCGTCTCACCCGTGGCGAAGTCGTTGCTGACCGTGGTGGTTCCGGGAACCGACCGGCCGGAGGTCAGCTGTTCAGGACGCACGCTGATCGTCCACACCCCGGCCGGATCGGTCACGCTGCGCGCGAGCTCCTCCGGCACGCTGTCGTAG
- a CDS encoding globin domain-containing protein: MDTQALKDSWHLVARSGDQVPLYFYSVLFLMNPDVRDMFPVSMARQRDKLVTALGQVVSNVDRVEEVVPFLQQLGRDHRKFGVTATHYPAVGQALLSTLEHFLGDRWTPQLAHDWTQAYNLVAQVMVDAANDASKVSPPWWEAEIVSHEMRTLGIAVIRARLNYQYPFRPGQSASISYAVRPRIWRFYSFANAPRQDNTIDLHVRMVDGGVLSSALVMGARRGEMLRVGAAIGERLTLSPDVQGDLLMIAGGTGLAPMKALVEQIAYEGPTRRVDLVIGARTSRELYDYESLAKMAAEHPWLNVVPVVSHDPFFRGARGYAVDVALQGWRGQHVFVCGSEEMVQATVGRLLDAGVPTEQIHFDEFTSDRGRES, from the coding sequence GTGGATACGCAGGCTCTCAAGGACAGCTGGCACCTCGTCGCCCGTTCGGGTGACCAGGTGCCGCTGTACTTCTACTCGGTTCTCTTCCTGATGAACCCGGACGTGCGTGACATGTTCCCGGTGTCGATGGCGCGGCAGCGCGACAAGCTCGTGACCGCGCTCGGGCAGGTCGTCAGCAACGTCGACCGGGTGGAGGAAGTCGTCCCGTTCCTCCAGCAGCTCGGCCGCGACCACCGCAAGTTCGGGGTCACCGCCACGCACTACCCCGCCGTCGGACAGGCGCTGCTCTCCACGCTGGAGCACTTCCTGGGCGACCGGTGGACCCCTCAGCTCGCGCACGACTGGACGCAGGCGTACAACCTGGTCGCCCAGGTGATGGTGGACGCCGCCAACGACGCGTCGAAGGTCTCCCCGCCCTGGTGGGAAGCGGAGATCGTCAGCCACGAGATGCGCACCCTCGGCATCGCCGTCATCCGCGCCCGGCTGAACTACCAGTACCCCTTCCGGCCGGGCCAGTCGGCGTCGATCTCCTACGCCGTGCGCCCGCGTATCTGGCGGTTCTACTCGTTCGCCAACGCGCCGCGCCAGGACAACACCATCGACCTGCACGTACGCATGGTCGACGGCGGCGTGCTCAGCTCCGCGCTCGTGATGGGCGCGCGGCGGGGCGAGATGCTGCGCGTGGGCGCCGCGATCGGGGAACGGCTGACGCTCTCCCCGGACGTCCAGGGCGACCTGCTCATGATCGCGGGCGGCACCGGCCTCGCGCCGATGAAGGCGCTGGTGGAGCAGATCGCCTACGAGGGCCCGACGCGCAGGGTGGACCTCGTCATCGGCGCCCGGACCTCCAGGGAGTTGTACGACTACGAGTCGCTTGCCAAGATGGCCGCCGAGCACCCCTGGCTGAACGTCGTGCCGGTCGTCTCCCACGATCCCTTCTTCCGGGGCGCCCGCGGTTACGCCGTGGACGTCGCGCTGCAGGGATGGCGTGGCCAGCATGTCTTCGTCTGCGGATCCGAGGAGATGGTCCAGGCCACGGTCGGACGACTGCTTGACGCCGGTGTGCCTACCGAGCAGATCCACTTCGACGAGTTCACGAGCGACAGAGGTCGGGAGTCATGA
- a CDS encoding DivIVA domain-containing protein, with protein MTAEMPWGSPAAERQPLTPDRVRKQEFTRTSLGRRGYSEDEVRAFLYRVAEDMAASDKEKADLRAYIDRMKQWYKEHGLNPEQSAAPQTLSVDAINILSRAQQTADAQIAEAEDYARRIVGQARQQYEELLLEAQRQAEEAANQAVGAYRAAGNGLQSAEAEELERRIAYLRTFADVTQVQLRAVLEGLAHEVDKLGHVPDQAKQLAGGSPSPSVYG; from the coding sequence ATGACGGCAGAGATGCCCTGGGGAAGCCCGGCGGCCGAGCGCCAGCCCCTCACCCCGGATCGGGTCCGCAAGCAGGAGTTCACGCGCACCTCGCTCGGGCGTCGCGGCTACAGCGAGGACGAGGTGCGCGCGTTCCTCTACCGCGTCGCCGAGGACATGGCGGCCAGCGACAAGGAGAAGGCGGACCTGCGGGCGTACATCGACCGCATGAAGCAGTGGTACAAGGAGCACGGCCTCAACCCGGAGCAGTCCGCCGCTCCGCAGACCCTCAGCGTCGACGCCATCAACATCCTGTCCCGCGCGCAGCAGACCGCCGACGCCCAGATCGCCGAGGCCGAGGACTACGCGCGGCGGATCGTGGGCCAGGCCCGCCAGCAGTACGAGGAGCTGCTGCTGGAGGCGCAGCGGCAGGCGGAGGAGGCCGCCAACCAGGCGGTCGGCGCCTACCGTGCCGCCGGGAACGGGCTGCAGAGCGCCGAGGCCGAGGAGCTGGAGCGCAGGATCGCCTACCTGCGCACGTTCGCGGACGTCACCCAGGTGCAGTTGCGCGCGGTGCTGGAGGGACTCGCGCACGAGGTCGACAAGCTCGGCCACGTGCCCGACCAGGCCAAGCAGCTGGCGGGCGGCTCCCCGTCGCCGTCGGTGTACGGGTAG
- a CDS encoding group I truncated hemoglobin has protein sequence MNTSSYYDQIGGAPVVRDVVDRFYVRVLGDDDLKPYFAGVDMPRLKRHMVVLLCSVLGGPEPYEGRDLGEAHAGMGITSEHYDKVGEHLFAVLQESGVGEDILRDVGLVLGKVKSSIVAEPAETAD, from the coding sequence GTGAACACCTCGTCCTATTACGACCAAATCGGCGGCGCACCGGTCGTGCGCGACGTCGTCGACCGCTTCTACGTCCGCGTGCTCGGCGACGACGATCTCAAGCCGTACTTCGCCGGTGTCGACATGCCCAGGCTGAAGCGGCACATGGTCGTGCTGCTGTGCTCGGTCCTCGGCGGCCCGGAGCCGTACGAGGGTCGTGACCTGGGCGAGGCCCACGCCGGCATGGGCATCACGTCCGAGCACTACGACAAGGTGGGCGAGCACCTCTTCGCGGTGCTGCAGGAGAGCGGCGTCGGCGAGGACATCCTGCGCGACGTCGGCCTCGTCCTCGGCAAGGTGAAGTCGTCCATCGTCGCCGAGCCCGCGGAAACGGCCGACTGA
- a CDS encoding antibiotic biosynthesis monooxygenase family protein, with protein sequence MPSVVKINVLTVPEEMRRELEKRFANRAGMVESADGFEWFELLRPVEGSDRYLVYTRWRSEEDFRRWQESRAFQSGHAQAAAEAGAQGHGHGQGHGQGHGHGQGPAATDSELWSFEVVESTGPKQD encoded by the coding sequence GTGCCTTCGGTCGTGAAGATCAACGTGCTGACGGTGCCCGAGGAGATGCGGCGCGAACTGGAGAAGCGGTTCGCCAACCGGGCCGGGATGGTCGAGTCGGCCGACGGGTTCGAGTGGTTCGAGCTGTTGCGGCCGGTGGAGGGCAGCGACCGCTACCTCGTCTACACGCGGTGGCGCAGCGAGGAGGACTTCCGGCGCTGGCAGGAGAGCCGGGCGTTCCAGTCGGGGCACGCGCAGGCCGCCGCCGAGGCGGGCGCACAGGGCCACGGGCACGGGCAGGGTCATGGGCAGGGTCATGGGCACGGGCAGGGCCCGGCCGCGACCGACTCCGAGCTGTGGTCGTTCGAGGTCGTGGAGAGCACCGGGCCCAAGCAGGACTGA